The nucleotide sequence ggtttttttctgggtttttttttttttttactttgttggtAAGTATCAAGACAAGACCTATttagaaaagaatggaaacacTTGAGCCAGAACTCAGCATTTCATTTCTGTGCAGAAATAATTTGCTAGTACTGCATTTTTGTCGTTTTTAAGAATTAACATCCTGTAAAGACATGAGGCCTGTTGTTGGTCCAGCCTTGGTACTCAGGCCGCTTGGTGTCCATTGGGTAGGTCCCGTCTCTGACATGAGGTTTTGGGAAGTGGGTATGTTGCCGACCAGTGTTGACAGGGTGTTGCACACTTAGGTTTTCACAGAGTTGTAGGATTTTCTACCACAATACCTGGGATTCCTTGTCTCGCCGCTTTGAAGAATGAGGAGGTGGACCCAAATGAGCAGCAGGCACACGTTTTTCTTATAGTgtaagagcagaaagaaagaacagtatgaaagctctcttgaCAGAGAGGGGACATGCGAAAGTGAATGCTGTGACTgtaggcaagggtccttgttCTGTAGGGTTCTGGTTGTCCCCTTCCCCCGTTCCTTCTCAGGTCCCATCCCCACTGGCTGGgtaactctaggtgctgggttgttcCTTCCTGACGGTCTCGATTCAGTTGGGTGAGGAGTCAGACTCGTTCCCCGGCACCTTGTATAACACACGGTGAGCGTGTGCACGTGCCGGTCGGTTCAGTGGCCGCACATGCTGGCGCTCAGTAGGCTGCAGGTGTCCGGTTGCTGAGTGAGCGTGCTTCACAGTCTGACTCGGGAAGCAGTCTCTGGAAGGGCCAGCCTTTCCTCCGAGTCGGTGTGAGTAGGAGAATTACCCTACTGAGGCCCAAGTAAATGTCTGAACAGTTCAGGAGCAGCTTTGAGTTTATCCAGTGGTAATGTTAATCACATTTATTACacggcttccccccccccccaaaaataaaccttaCTGATAAAGTAACTCTTTAATACGACCCTAGCCAATCAGCATCAGAAACTGGTCTTTAACTAAAGGAAGCTGGGACCCAAAGAGGCTTAAGTAATTTCCTCAAGATTACCCAACTGCagagtggcagaaccaggatttgaacccaggcaactGGCTTCAGAGTCCAATCCAAGATGAGATACATCCTCTTTGGCATCTCTTATCtcattgaaaaagagaaacagagaatcatACCCCAAACAAAATCCAGCTCTTTGCCATGAGGCACACTTTGCATTGTTTTCTGAGCGGATGAAATTACTTGGGAGACGCATGGAGGATTTCAAACGGGGAACAGGGTGACTTCTGTTCTAGGAAGATTACTTTGGCCTCATTACGTTTATATATGTAACGGGTTGTAGTGAGTCAGGCTTGGAAGCAAAGAGGGCAAATAAGAAACTACTAATGAATGAAAGTTGTAAGTGATGGTGGTGGGTCAGACTAGGCATGAGTGGGTGTCAGACTTGTTTTGGAAGTGGGTTTGCCCCCATCAAGTTGTGGACGCAGAGGTTGGGGCGAGGGGAGGCGAGACCAGGGGTAGGTGAGCCAACTTGGTGGATGGTAGTTACGTGTATTTTTAGATGGAAAAACCTGGAGAAGTGAAGGTCTGTGCAGAGCAGATCCACTTGCTAGAAATGAAAGCAAGCGGTGGAGTGGGCAGGTTAGCCAGGTGGCCTTCGCAGGGGGCTCAGAGCGGAGATGGAATTTGAAGTAAGCAAATTagatgtttcattttataaatttattatgtagaaagacttttaaaacttgtaaatatggggcgcctgggtggctcagttggttgaaggtccaactcttgattccagctcaggttatggtctcgtggtttatgagttcggccccaagttgggctctgcactgagcgtggagtctgcttcatggcgattctttctctctccctctgtctctgattctcccccacagtcaaaaataaataaagtcaaaatacaTTGTAAATATGGATAAGGGTATACAGTGGAAAAGTAACCAGATTATTATTTGTAATATGGTCAAATCcagttctccccaccccccataatTTTTGTCTATCCTGATGGTTTTTATGCCCTGCAAGGGCATTTTGGCTCTAACTTTTCTCTTCATTGATTCATCCTTTTTGAATCATCTATATTACTTCTATAtttgattacattttatttaagaattattctctataattttttttaaattgttaaatgtgTTGGTTTCCTCTTGGGAGTTTTAAGACCCATAAGGGCATGAGCTGTATAATGTACTTCACTGATACTTCTTTGCAAGGATATTTACttaaattgaaatttttcattaacATCAACATGGCATAAGTGACAGTTTAGTCATTTATTCTAAAAACTTATCTTTATATGTATCACTTATCTATCTTCCTGCTTACCACAGGGATTACATAGAACATTCAAAAGGTCTAATTGTCTCATTTAAACTGATTCCTCCTTAACCTCAGTAGCGCACAGAGACTCTGCTCCTGTaaagttctctccctcccttatgTCGCTGGAGTCACCCCTTACGTCTGAATAATGTAGATGGACAATGTTAACCCTGAGGAAAATAGAAAGTGACGCCGTAAGTCAGACCCCAGTGGCGCTGGCTCGCCCGGCCCTGCGCCCGCCTTCCCTGGGGAGCCCTGCATCTTCTGGAGCTTCCGCTCGCCGCTCGCGCGCTTTCCTGGCAGCCTGAAGGACCCCCTTAGCTTCTCCTAGGGCAGGCCTGCGGCTAACAAACCACTTCACTCTGCGCATCTGAAAATGccttaatttcttcttcagttttgaAGAGTTTTGCTGGATCAGGAACGCTCAGCGGACAGTGCTCCTTCCAGCCCTCGATCGCCCGCTGCCCTCGTAGCCTGCCAAGGCGCGCTGGGCCGGCGGCTAGTGTTCCTACCGAGGGTCCCTGCGCGCCGCAGGGGGCTCTGTTCTTGCTGCTTTAAAGATTCCTTGTTTTTCGACAGTTTGATTATCATGTGTCTTGGTAGGGGTCTCTTTGGGTCTGTTGTACTTCGTGTTTGTTGAGATTTTAGATTGTGAATTCGTGCGCTTCCTCGCACTGGGGAAGTTTCTGGCCGCTGTTTCTGCAGATGGTCTCTCGTGCCCGTCCGCTCCGGCCCGCGAGGCTCtgctccactctttttttttcctcctttagaTAATTCCTTTTGTCCCCCGTTCAGActtgctgattctttcttctgccaagTCTGCTGTTGAGCCCCTCtgatgaattttttaattcagtgattACACCGTCCAGTCcagaatatgtatatttttataaatactctCTTTATTGATAATCCTGTTTCATTCCTATATTTTATTGATTAACTTTAGCTCCTCATCCATGGTTGTTCTTAGCTCTTTGAGCATATTtaagatgattattttttatttgctcgttacaaatgtttattttagagagtgggagagagcacaCTTGCATGCGAGAGGGTGAGGGAGCAGAGAGATGAAAGAGGAACTTAAACAGGCCCCATGCGCAGTGGGGAGCCCATAGCGGGGCTTGACCTTAGGACCCTGGGATTAgtacctgagccaaaaacaagagtcagatgctcgactgagccacccaggtgcacctaagaTGTtggtgtttttaagatttttttttaaatgtttattatttttgagaaagagacagagtttgaatgcagcagtggcagagagagaaggagacacagaatctgaagcaggctgcaggctctgagctgtcagcccagagcctgatgcagggcccgaactcacaaactgcaagatcctgacctgagccgaagccggccgcttagccgactgagccccccaggcgccccgtactGGTTCTGTTCTGAGACCGTCCATCACTGAGTAGTCAGTTTGGTTGGAGACTAGGGACCAACCCGAGGTGAGAGCCTAAGGCCTTCTCAGGACTTGTTTGGAGCATATGTCTCGACTGGCCGTGGCTTTCAGAATTTCCCATATACATGTCTGCTTTTACTTGTCCTGGTTCCCCAAAGAGTTTCACCCTAGTCTTTTCGGGTCAGATGGTTCTGGTGTCTCTCCACCGGTAACCCCTTGGCCCAGGTGGGTGTGAATTTGGAGCCGCCTTATAGCTTTTATGAGCATTGCCTGCCACGTCTCCCATTTGTGTTCTGAGTTATGTGCGGAGAAACCTCCAGTGAGGCTAGAATAGATGTACACTGTGACGTGCAGATAAGGGTTACTCTGTTCCCTCTGCAGagttcgggggtgggggggtccgcTGCCCCACCAGACCAAGACCACCCACCCCACACGTCACGCCACAGAAGTGCCTGCTGTGTAGAGGAGAGCgcgttctcgctctctctcccctccccccccacggAGAGCTTTTTCTTGACTGTGTTTGCTTAGTTGGTATAAACCTGTGGTTGTTTTTCAGAGCTTTCAGAGTTCCCTGTAGAGTTGGTTTAGAGCttctgattgttttcttgatATTTCTGTAGGGGAGTGAAAGCTGAGCTTCTTAGTTCAccattttgcttgactttttgtaacctttttttttaaacatttattcatttttgagagcgagcatgagcagggtaggggcagagagagagggagacacagaatctgaagcaggctccaggctctgagctgtcagcacagagcccgacgcggggctcgaacccactaactgtgagatcatgacctgagccgaagtcggacgctcaaccgactgagccaccctggtgcccctgtaaCCTTTTAAATGGGAACTTTTTCTAGGTTgttgttaaattgtttttctaataaCGTATAGAACTACTGATAAACTCTTAATGCATGTAATTTTTACCAGATGTAAAACTTGATTGCCCAAaccaataaaatgcaaatttatgaGGTTCATTGAGTCTGGCAGGCGATGCTTTGCTGGAGCTAAAGCTGCTTCACCAGCTACTTGTGGTCTGGTTACCCAGCGTTCCTTTGAGTTTGCCGTAGCCTGAGCTGCTGAACGCCTTAGGAACAGCTTCCCCCAGCTTTTGCCAGTTTGTTTCTGGGGCATACCTGGGGTCACTTGGCTCTCACCAGCCATGAATGAATTTGTAACATTGTTAAATCCCACTGTCTTTTTGGTAGAGTAGGTCAATTTAAGTACTGTCACACAGCGCCACTGTGCTCCTGACCTGGTGTGCAAATGTGGGCGTGTCTTTAAATTCTTGTGTTTGCgctattaaaaaatgagaagaatgcGTTAcagggcgtctggctggctcagtcagtagagcatgcgatgcttgatctcagggtcgtgagttcaagctccacactggagGTAGAGATtggttaaataataataaaattttgtggTTGCGTCAGCCGCCCCAGCCCCTGGTTGGAGGTGGCCAATGGCGCGGGCGCCGCGACGTCTGTTAGAAGACTTTCCTGGAGGCCTGACGAGCAGCCGGCGCGCGGCGTGGGAACGGTCCTCAGCTGGGGGGGCGGCCGGacgaaggagggggtggggggtgggcaccaGGAGTGGGGACTCGGCGGAAGGTTCGGTGAAGACAGGCCGTCCTGGTTGGTTGGGCGAGTTCTTTGGATGACATGGAGAAGGTACGGAGGACGGCGTCGTGGAGCGAGAGGAGATTTGAGGTGGGCTGGGGCCAGACTCTGTTCGGGTTCCTTCCTGAGTATTTTACTTACAGTCTTCATGGCAACTCTTTAAACTAAGTATCGGGTTTGGCCCCATTTTCCCAGCGGAACAACAGAGATTGGACGATTTGCTAACATTTCTACGTGCAGTAACACAACCGGGTTCAAACCTGGGCAGATAACCTTGCCCAAGCGGGGCTTTGGGAACTTTTGAGGGACTTCCTGGTCCTGGCCTGGCGGGTGTTgggtttctatttttcctttttctcttgttctttcctttctctctctcttttttaaatgttgacttttGAGGGCGAGACTGTACCCacgaaggggagggacagacagtctgaagcaggctctgtgctaacggctgagagcccggtgcagggctcagactcatgaactacgagatagagacctgagctgaagtcagacccttcatcgtctgagccacccaggcgccctgctcttTCCATTCTCTTAATGAGAATTTTCAGACCTCTGTGCAAGTTAGAATAATTAAGTGAACACTTTGTGCCCATTGTGAACTTGAACAGTTCACCTTTTGCTATTTTGTTCGACTGTTTTCTTCCCTGCACACACACGCTTTAAAATATTAGTGTGTATGTATTTCTTGCTGGCATGTTTTCAAGCAAATCCCAGACAGTGTCTCGTTCCCCAGAAACACTGTTCCGTGCGCCCCTGGCGGACACGGCCCCAACTCGAATGTCGCCCACGGCACCCCGCCCCCGCCAACGGCCACAGGCCCGGTTCTCCGCAGCCGGAACGAGGCCCAGCTCGAACGGCCTGTACCCCGCACAGAACACGTTCTTGTTGCTGCTTCTGTTCGCGGGGCGCACATGCTAACTTCTGTGGCCGCCACGTCCCCTGATAGAGGTCAGGGAATGCGGAAGTGCTGGGGAAGGCAGGAGCCTGACGCGCCTTGTTCTGGCCGGGATAACAGTTAATAGCACTTTCTGACGTGAGTTTACCAGAGTGGGGAAAATAATATGAACGTTATCTGTCGCTCTTCTGGGTCTTTGGCTTCCACGTGGTGTTTGGTTTTGGTGTGTGGAGGTGGCTGGCCGTGGGCAGGGCCTGTGGCGGTTCGGGCTCTGGATTTGAGTGGCAGGGACATGTGACTGCTGTGCAAGGGGCTATTTTGGGATCTGGGCGTCGGCCTCGGCGGGAGTCCTAGCAGCTCCGCTGGGACGTGCCTGGGGCCCCCCAGAAGGCCAGGCGCGCCGTGCCAGCCGAGCCGGTGAGCTTTCCGACATGGGTTGTTGCTTCAGCAGGGAGCTCGGCAGCGACAGTGACAGCGAAAAGGCCGGCCTGTTGCAGGactctgtgggggagggggagccggaGCACAGGAGGAGCACAGCGCTGTCCTCTGTATTTGATGCCCTTGAAGGGGAGGAGCGTCACCGGGCCGGAGCCCATCTGTGGCCGAGGCCCTTTGTGGGACCGGGACCGGAGAGCTTGGTGGGCTCTGCTGCTTCCCTGGGGTCCCCGGTCCCAGCTCTGGGCGGACATTCACGCGGGACGGACAAGAACTCGGAGACTGTCGCCGCCGGGCAGGGCTGGGACGGCGTCTCGGATGCCCACCGTGCAGGCACCGTCAGCAACCCGGGCTTCTGTGGCGGTGTTTGCTCCCAAGGGGACGAGTGTCCTTCTGGTGCCCTGCTGCCTTCTGGCCAGAGCACACAGGAAGGAGTCCCCGTCCAGAGCCATCTGGGCCCTTCCCTGGCCGCCTGTCCCCACCCCGTaccagaggagggaggagcagtggGCCTTGAAATCAGTGGAGCTGTGTGTCCATGGATGGCGGGTAGGGAGGTGGAGGGCGAAGACCCTGTCTGTGCCGGTCACAAGGCATGCAGGGACCGGAGCGGGAGCGACGTGTACAGTATTTGTGTCGTAGATCCTGCCTGCCCGGACGCTGCCGCTGAGCGGGGGGCCCCTGTGTGTGGAGCAGCTGTGCTCGAAGACAATCGGTCAGCTGTCCCCCCAGAGGGGCTTCGCAAGGGGGCCTGGCCTTCGGAGGAGGCTGCGAGGGGCCCCGGGCAGGGAGAGCTGTCCCCACGGGGCCTGCCAGCTCTGGAGGGAATGGAGGAAGCTTTTAAGGGAAGCACTGACCCTGGCCGTGAACGCCCGACTATGTCTTTAAGGGCACACACTGGCCCCAGGCTCCCTAACGATTACACAGAGAGCAGCACCTCACGTGCTGTGGGCACACTCGCCAAGTCTAGTAGTGACACAGACGCTGGCTCGCTAGGACACGTGTGCGCCGTCCCCGAAGAGTGCGAGGACTGGAGTCAGGAACTAGTGAGTCCAGCGCGTGGGTCATGTGCTGGCTTGCTTGCAGGAAGTGGGGGGTCTGTGGCTGTAGCAGCCCATGGAGGTCGCGATGTAAgctctgaaaaggaaagagaaaatcattcTCTCAGACTGCTCAGTGTCAATGACTGCCTCAGCTCTGACGCTAGCAGACCAGACCATAGTCTGGTAGTACGCCTAGGTAGGGTTGACCTAAGTTCAGAGAGGTGTGTCACTTCCCTGAGCTTTGGGAATGAGCGTCTTCCTGTTCATGCCAGTTTCCAGGAAGTAGCCCCTAACAGACCTGGTGATCCTGGACCAGAACACCCCCCGGGGCCAGCGATGGTCGAGAGGCAGCGATGGGGTGGCTGCAGCCTGAAGCGTGGGAACATGGAGCTTGCAGCTAAAGAATTGTCTTTGCAGACTGAGGGTAGTTCGTCTTCTCGAGACAAGGATAAAATGAGCACTTTTGCAGATGAGGGTCGTGGACAGAGGGCTTTTGAACGGAGATCTTCACATCCGGTAGACCTGCATGCAGGCCCCGGGCCCGGCAAGGCCCCAGCACAGGTCTGTGATTTAACTGGTGCCCCACGGGACATGGACACGGGGCAAGTATTCCAGGTGGGCGCCCCGGCCGTCAGGATCTCACAGGAAGCGCCCCTGGGTGGCAAGGCTCTGGATGGCTCCAGATGTCATCAGAGTAACTTTATCTCCTCTGCGTTTGTTTTCGCCTGCACTGAGGAAGAGAGTGACAGTGGCCggaattttaaaacagaaggtGAAATAGGTGTGAAGAATGCAGAGAGTGACCAGCAAAGATTAGCAGGTGCCGGGAGAGGGTCCCTGAAAGCCAATCTCCAAGGGACCAGTGAGAACGACGGAGGAAATGTGAAGTCAGGAAATGTGAAGTCAGGCTGGAAAGCCACCTTTAACTGGGGCACCAGTGCAGCAGCACGCAGAGCAGTGCCCAGTCGGGACACGCGGGCTCGTGGTAGGAGTGACGGAACAGAGCGCCCTGGTCCCGGAACCAGCCTCGCAGAAGAAAGCGATGAAGCCTGCCGAGTGAAGGACCACAGCCACGAAGATCTTGACCTTGCACCGCCTCCAAACCAGAGTTCCAGCTCAGGGGAGCAGGGTTCACAAGTGGAAGAGATGGACTCTGCTCACAGCGGTGAAAATGCAGGACCAGGACTGGAGCGGGTTTTCTCGGAGTTGGCGGAGGAAGGCGCATCGGGGACCAGCAGGCCAGCACTGGCAGGTAAGGGAGGGGTGACGGGCAGCATCGGCGGGCATGGGATGGGCACGCGTGCACACCATCTTCAGCAAAGAGATGCCAAGCCCATGCTCGATGGCCCTGTGTTCAGCGGCGGAGTGGCTTTTGTCAGAAGTCCCCAGGTGACTTTTGGAGAAGTGGAGTTAGGCGAGACTCTTGAGGGGTATTTGTGTGTGGCTGGTGTTGATCCCGCCCCAGTGGACAGGTCTGCAGACCCTCTGCACCGGGCGCCGCAGGTCGTTCCCGCCGTCCCGGGTGGTGGTGCAGAAATGGCAGCGCCACGCCATGGGGACTACGTTCTGTCACTCACAGAAGATGCCGTGACTGTACCTGACAggccggggggaggggagctgcGGGCCTTCCCAGAGGGACTGTACTCCCAGTTTGCGAGCAGACTTGCCTGCTACCCAGTGGGAGGCTTTGCGAGTCAGATACTTTCCGGAGGACTGGCTGGCGGCTGCACCGGGTGTCAGGAGGGCTGTCCGGGGGCCCCGGCAGTTGGGAAAGACGCCTTCGAAGAGGAACAGATGTCTGAGGTGTGTCTGCACAGGAAGCCACCAGACCTAGAGGTCGCTTCGTTCTGGATGGAGAAGCCCCCTTATCAGCTACCCGTGCCCGAGGACGCTGCGATTTGGGGATGGCAGAATAGAGGCGGACACTTAGTAAGTATGTCTTCTCAGTGTTTATTGTCGTGCTGGGAAATGCTCGTGTTTTGTTTTGATTGCGTTTAACTGTtgctgaggggttttttttctaagtaatgaGCAGTCGTTTGAATGTTCATCTGAGGTTACGAGTTACTGTAGCATCAGCTTAACCATTTCCAAACTGGAGAGCGTGACTCAGTTTACTGTTCTGCATACTTAAGCGAGTTTGTGTGCCCGCTCTTGTCAGCACTGAACCCGGTGCCGCTGGCCATCGGATGTGGCCTGGTGCAGCCCTCTTCTGTGTGCGGACACTTCGTGGGTGCTCCTGAGGGCTGCCCTGCGCAGTCTTGTCCTTCCTCACTCCTCCCCTACTGGAGCAGAGCAGACGTTTGCCTCTGAATTGTAACGTCCTTTCTAAAAGGCCACACTTGGACAGTACAGAAGCCTCAACATCTGTGCTTCCTGTTGCCTTTGGACGGTGCCTGTGCGAGGCGGGTCAGACGGGCTGCCTGCGGCTGGTGGGTCCCTGTCTCGTGCGGGTCAGGGCACCTGCGGGGGCGCT is from Suricata suricatta isolate VVHF042 chromosome 10, meerkat_22Aug2017_6uvM2_HiC, whole genome shotgun sequence and encodes:
- the LARP4B gene encoding la-related protein 4B isoform X1: MEEAFKGSTDPGRERPTMSLRAHTGPRLPNDYTESSTSRAVGTLAKSSSDTDAGSLGHVCAVPEECEDWSQELVSPARGSCAGLLAGSGGSVAVAAHGGRDVSSEKERENHSLRLLSVNDCLSSDASRPDHSLVVRLGRVDLSSERCVTSLSFGNERLPVHASFQEVAPNRPGDPGPEHPPGPAMVERQRWGGCSLKRGNMELAAKELSLQTEGSSSSRDKDKMSTFADEGRGQRAFERRSSHPVDLHAGPGPGKAPAQVCDLTGAPRDMDTGQVFQVGAPAVRISQEAPLGGKALDGSRCHQSNFISSAFVFACTEEESDSGRNFKTEGEIGVKNAESDQQRLAGAGRGSLKANLQGTSENDGGNVKSGNVKSGWKATFNWGTSAAARRAVPSRDTRARGRSDGTERPGPGTSLAEESDEACRVKDHSHEDLDLAPPPNQSSSSGEQGSQVEEMDSAHSGENAGPGLERVFSELAEEGASGTSRPALAGKGGVTGSIGGHGMGTRAHHLQQRDAKPMLDGPVFSGGVAFVRSPQVTFGEVELGETLEGYLCVAGVDPAPVDRSADPLHRAPQVVPAVPGGGAEMAAPRHGDYVLSLTEDAVTVPDRPGGGELRAFPEGLYSQFASRLACYPVGGFASQILSGGLAGGCTGCQEGCPGAPAVGKDAFEEEQMSEVCLHRKPPDLEVASFWMEKPPYQLPVPEDAAIWGWQNRGGHLVPTAKVSELNPNAKVWGTPVLQLEAGSAADGSVSAAWEEPAGPRPACGQEGLDANGDGDKGQESVALSDLQEPERPAVSAAALDRSEYESPPENSETETIYSEPCMCRIYLDTSVNVTGESPCFT